The nucleotide window GGGCCGGCTCGCCTGCGAGGTGCAACATGAGCTACCAGATCGCACTGAATTTCGAAGACGGGGTTACCCGCTTCATCGAGGCTACCGGCCATGAAACCGTGGCTGACGCTGCCTACCGCCAGGGCATCAACATCCCGCTGGACTGCCGCGACGGCGCTTGCGGTACGTGCAAGTGCAAGGCCGAATCCGGCCGCTATGACCTGGGCGATAACTTCATCGAAGATGCCCTGAACGAAGACGAAATCGCCGAAGGCTACGTACTGACCTGCCAGATGCGGGCTGAAAGCGACTGCGTCATCCGCATCCCTGCTTCGTCGCAGCTGTGCAAGACCGAACAGGCCAGCTTCGAGGCCGCCATCAGCGATGTGCGCCAACTGTCGGCCAGCACCATTGCCCTGTCGATCAAGGGTGAAGCGTTAAGCCGCCTGGCCTTCCTGCCGGGGCAGTACGTCAACCTCAAGGTCCCGGGCAGCGAGCAGAGCCGCGCCTATTCGTTCAGTTCGTTGCAGAAGGGCGGCGAAGTCAGCTTCCTGATCCGCAACGTACCGGGTGGGTTGATGAGCAGCTTCCTGACCAACCTTGCCAAAGCCGGCGACAGCATGAGCCTGGCAGGGCCGCTGGGCAGCTTTTACCTGCGGCCGATCCAGCGCCCGCTGTTGCTTTTGGCTGGCGGTACCGGCCTGGCGCCGTTCACCGCGATGCTGGAGAAAATCGCCGAGCAGGGCAGTGAGCACCCGCTGCACCTGATCTATGGCGTGACCAACGACTTCGACCTGGTCGAGCTCGACCGCCTGCAAGCGCTGGCGGCGCGCATCCCCAACTTTACCTACAGCGCTTGTGTGGCCAACCCGGACAGCCAGTACCCACAAAAGGGCTACGTGACCCAGCACATCGAGCCACGCCACCTCAACGACGGCGATGTGGACCTGTACCTGTGCGGGCCACCGCCGATGGTCGAGGCGGTCAGCCAGTACGTGCGCGAGCAGGGTATTACCCCGGCCAACTTCTACTACGAGAAGTTTGCGGCGGCGGCCTGACAGCCCCTCTGATTCAAAGCAATACGCCGACCCTGTGGGAGCGGGCGAGCCCGCGAAGCAGGCAGCGCGGTGGATGGCACGGGCTTCGCCCGTGTTCGCGGGCATGCCCGCTCCCACAGTGATCGCGCAGCCTTTTCGGCTTTGAGCAAGACAATTGCTGCCACAGGGTCTCTCGCGAACTGGAGATTTGCATATGAACAACAGATTCCAAGGCAAGGTTGCCCTGGTCACCGGTGCCGCTCAAGGCATCGGCCGGGGCGTGTGCTGGCGGCTGAAGGCCGAAGGCGCGCAAGTGGTGGCGGTAGACCGTTCCGAACTGGTCCACGAACTGGCCGGCGAAGGCATGCTCACCCTCACCGCCGACCTGGAGCAACACACCGATTGCGCCCGGGTCATGGCCAGTGCGGTGGAAACCTTCGGCCGCCTCGACATCTTGGTGAACAACGTCGGTGGCACCATCTGGGCCAAGCCTTTCGAGCACTACGAAGTCGAGCAGATCGAGGCCGAAGTGCGCCGTTCGCTGTTCCCCACCCTGTGGTGCTGCCATGCCGCGCTGCCGTACATGCTTGAGCGCGGCAGCGGCGCCATCGTCAACGTTTCATCCATCGCCACCCGTGGCGTCAACCGGGTGCCTTATGGCGCAGCCAAGGGCGGCGTCAACGCGCTTACCGCATGCCTGGCCTTCGAAACTGCAGGGCGCGGCATCCGTGTCAACGCCACTGCGCCCGGCGGCACCGAAGCGCCACCCCGGCGTGTGCCACGCAACAGCGCCGAGCAAAGCGAACAGGAAAAACGCTGGTACCAGCAGATCGTCGACCAGACCCTCGACAGCAGCCTGATGCACCGCTACGGCAGCATCGACGAGCAGGTGGGGGCGATCCTGTTCCTCGCTTCCGACGAGGCCTCTTACATCACCGGCGTGACCCTGCCGGTAGGGGGCGGCGACCTCGGCTGAGCAACACCCCAAGGCAACAGCTTTCCATCACAACAAAAACAAGAGCGACAGATGCCATGCGAACCCTTGACGTACACCCGATCATCGATAACGCGCGCTTTACCCCGTTTCACTGGATGGTCATGGCCTGGTGCGGCCTGTTGTTGATCTTCGACGGCTATGACCTGTTCATCTACGGCGTGGTACTGCCGGTGATCATGAAAGAGTGGGGCCTGACCCCGTTGCAGGCCGGCGCGCTGGGCAGTTACGCGCTGTTCGGCATGATGTTCGGCGCCCTGGCGTTCGGCAGCCTGGCCGACCGCATCGGGCGCAAGAAGGGCATTGCCATCTGTTTCGCCTTGTTCTCGGTGGCGACCATCCTCAATGGTTTTGCCAGCAGCCCGAGCGAGTTTGGCATCTACCGCTTCATTGCCGGCCTGGGCTGTGGCGGCCTGATGCCCAACGCTGTGGCGCTGATGAACGAGTACGCGCCCAAGCGCTTGCGCAGCACGCTGGTCGCCATCATGTTCAGCGGCTATTCGCTGGGCGGCATGCTGTCGGCGGGCGTCGGTATTTTCATGCTGCCGCGTTTCGGCTGGGAGTCGATGTTCTTCGCAGCTGCTGTACCACTGCTGCTGTTGCCGGTGATCCTCTACTACCTGCCAGAGTCCATTGGTTTTCTGGTGCGCAAGGGGCGTACCGAGGAAGCGCGGGCGTTGCTCAAACGACTCGACCCGCAATGCGACGTGCAGGCCGATGACGTGCTGCAGGCGGCTGACCGTAAAGCGGGTGGCGGGGCGTCAGTGCTGGAGCTATTCCGCAACGGCCTCGCCATCCGCACCCTGGCACTGTGGCTGGCGTTCTTCTGCTGCCTGCTGATGGTTTATGCACTCAGCTCCTGGCTGCCGAAACTGATGGCCAACGCTGGCTACAGCCTGGGTTCCAGCCTGTCGTTCCTGCTGGCGTTGAACTTCGGCGGCATGGCTGGGGCCATCCTCGGCGGCTGGCTGGGTGATCGCTACAACCTGGTCAAGGTAAAGGTGGCGTTCTTCATTGCCGCCGCGCTGTCGATCAGCTTGCTGGGCGTCAATAGCCCGATGCCGGTGCTGTACCTGCTGATCTTCATTGCCGGCGCCACCACCATTGGTACGCAGATCCTGCTGTATGCCGGCGCCGCGCAAATGTATGGGCTGTCGGTGCGTTCCACGGGGCTTGGCTGGGCCTCGGGTATCGGCCGCAACGGCGCCATCGTCGGCCCCTTGCTGGGCGGCGCACTGATGGGCATCAACCTGCCCCTGCAACTCAACTTCATCGCCTTCGCCATCCCTGGCGCGATTGCCGCACTGGCCATGGCCGTGCACCTGGCCAGCGGCCGTCGGCAGGCCCGGGCCATCGCGGCGCAGGCATGACCCGAAAAGAACAAGACCAGGATACACCGCGTTGGCTTCTTCGCGGGCTTGCCCGCTCCCACAAGGATTGCGCGCAGTCGGTGCACTGCACTGGACCTGTGGGAGCGGGCACGCCCACGAAGAAGCCAACACAGAACAAGAGCCAGCCACAAAGACCGGCCACTGCCTTGCGGGATGCGCCATGAAAACCCTGATCAATGACAGCTCACTGTCCGCCATTGTCGCGGGCTGCATCGCCACGATGATCTCCTACGCCGGCCCGCTGGTGATCATTTTCCACGCCGCCGAAGCGGCCGGGCTTTCTCACCAGCAGTTGTCATCCTGGGTCTGGGCCGTGTCCATGGGCAGTGCCGTGCTTGGTGCGCTGCTCAGTTTGCGCTACCGCGTGCCGGTAGTGATCGCCTGGTCGATCCCAGGCTCCGCGCTGCTGGTCACTGCCTTGCCGCAACTCGGCCTGGAACAGGCCGTAGGTGCCTACCTGGTGGCCAACCTGCTCCTGCTGCTGATCGGCATCAGCGGGGCCTTCGACCGCATCATCGCGCGCTTGCCGGGGTCCATCGCCGCTGGCATGCAGGCTGGCATCCTGTTCGGTTTTGGTATCGAAGTGTTCCGCGCCTTGCCAGTGCAGCCGTTGCTGGTACTGGCGATGTTCGTCACCTACGTGCTGATGCGCCGGGTTCAGCCCCGTTACGCAGTGGCTGCGGTGCTGTGCGTGGGCTCCCTGGTGACCCTGGCCAGCGGTGCGTTCCGTAGCGAGGCGCTGGTGCTGGAACTGGCTTCGCCGCAGTGGATCACCCCTCAGTTCAGCCTGCCAGCGGTATTCAGCCTGGCGCTGCCGATGGTGCTGGTGGCGCTGACCGGGCAGTTCATGCCGGGCATGGCGGTGCTGCGCAATGCGGGTTACGCCACACCGGCCAGCCCGTTGATCAGCGCCAGTGCCCTGGCCGGTGCCGTGCTAGCGCCATTCGGCTGCCACGGGCTGAACCTGGCGGCGGTTACCGCCAGCCTGTGCACGGGCCATGAGGCCCACGAAAACCCACGACGGCGCTATGTGGCGGCAGTGGCTGGCAGCACGCTGTACCTGCTGCTGGGCATTGCCGGTGCCACGCTGATGTCGCTCTTCGCAGCCTTTCCCGCCGCACTGATCGCGGCCCTGGCCGGGCTGGCCCTGTACGGCGCCATGAGCGAGGCGCTGGCCCGCAGCCTGGCGGAACCGGCCGAGCGCGATGCAGGCCTGTTCACCTTCCTGGTCACCGCTTCGGGGGTCGCCTTCCTTGGCCTGTCGGCAGCGTTCTGGGGGCTGCTGTTCGGCCTGCTGGCCCATGCACTGCTCAGGCTGCGCCAGCCGCTTGCCGGGGAGGTGCTGCGCCGCACCAGATGAACTGCCGTGTTCCCAACGCTTTATCCATAAAAACAAGATCAAGAGAGCTTCGGAATGAACAACACCCCTTGCGTAGCCCTGGGCCTGACTTTGCTCAGCCAACCATTACTGGCCGCCGAAGGCGGTTTCTTCGAGGATTCGAAGGCCACCCTGAGCGCCCGCAACTATTACTTCAGCCGTGATTTTTCCGACATTGTCGGGGCCAACAAGCAGTCCAAGGCCGAGGAGTGGGCGCAGGGCTTCATCCTCGACTTCAAGTCCGGTTACACGCCCGGTACGGTGGGCTTTGGCATGGACGCCCTGGGCCTGCTGGGCATCAAGCTCGACAGCAGCCCCGACCGCACCAACACCGGCCTGCTGCCGGTGCATGGCGACGGCCGTGCTGCCGACGAGTACAGCCGACTTGCGCCCACCTTCAAGGCCCGCCTGTCGAAGACCGAACTGCGCGTCGGTGAACTGCAACCGAACCTTCCGGTACTGACCTTCAGCGACATCCGCCTGCTGCCGCCGACCTACCAGGGCGCCAGCGTGAGCTCGTCTGAAATTGACGGGCTGACCGTGCAGGCCGGGCATCTGAAAAGCACCCACCTGCGCAACGAAGGCGGCGACGGCAAGATGAACGCGATGCTCGGCCATGTGCCGATGCGCCAGGCCGAGAGCGATGCCTTTAACTACGTGGGCGGGGACTATGCGTTCAATGCCAACCAGAGCAGCGTCAGCCTGTGGTACGGGCAACTGGAGGATATCTACGAACAGGGCTTTGTCGGCCTCAAGCACAGCAAGCCAGTGGGCGATTGGGTGCTCAGTGCCAATCTGGGCTACTTCACCGCGCGTGAGGATGGCGAGGCGTTGCTGGGCAACATCGACAACCAGGCGTTCTTCTCGATGTTCACCGCCCGGCATGGCGGACACAGCTTCCATGCGGGCTACCAGGGCATCTATGGCGACAGCCCGTTCCCACGGGTGTTCGCCAATATTTCGCCGCTGGGTAACGAGGTGCCGACCTATGAATTCGCTTACACAGACGAACGCTCGTACCAGGTGCGCTACGACTACAACTTCGCCGCCATGGGCGTGCCAGGCCTGACGGCGACCGTGCGCTACATCACCGGTAACAATGTCGATACCGGGCTGGGCTATGAAGGCCGTGATCGCGAGCGCGACCTGGACATCGGTTATGCGGTACAGAGCGGGGTACTGAAAGGGCTGGGGATTCGGGTGAGGAACGCCATGGCACGTTCCAATTACCGCAGCGATATCGACGAGAACCGGCTTACCCTGGTGTACACCTGGCAGTTGTTCTGAAAGGTATACACAAAATCACGAGCATTTCGCCGCTACTACACAGGAATTGCGTATCGGCACAGGTTGGGGGTAGCTTTCAGGAACCACCTTTCAGGGATGCTATCCGTGGACTCCATTACCCAGGCCGTACTCGGCGCTGCCCTGCAAGGCACCGTGCTTGGCCGCATCCAGGGCCGCCGCTCATTGTTGTATGGCGCCGCCCTGGGCACGCTGCCCGACCTCGATGTGATCATCCGCTATGCAGACCCTGTGTCGCAGATGACCTACCATCGCGGCTTCTCGCACTCGCTGTTCGTGCTCACCGGGCTGGCTTTGCTGCTGGCCTGGCTGGTCAATAAATGCTGGCCCGGCAAAGGCTACACCTTGCCCAGGCTGTTCCTTGCTTTCTGGCTGGTACTCGTCACCCACCCGTTGCTGGATGCCTTTACGGTGTACGGCACGCAACTGTTCTGGCCACTGCAACCCACCCCCCAAAGCTGGGCCGCAGTGTTCATTATTGATCCGGTCTATACCTTGCCACTGCTGGCGGCGGTCATCTACACAAGCATCAAGGGCGTTACCGGCCGGGCTACACGCCTGTTGACCCTTGCACTGGTGTTCAGTACCGCTTACCTGGGTTTCGGCCTTGCCGGGCGCATGGCAGCCGAGCAACGCTTCCAGGCGGCACTGGACCAGCAAGGCATCGTCGTGAGCGAGGTTCGCGCCGTGCCTATCGCGTTCAACAGCCTGGTCTGGCGGGTAATGGCCAAGACCCAAAATGGTGACTACTACGAAGGCATCAGCAGCGGGTTCGACCGGCAGGCGCCGGAAATGCAACGCTTGCCGCGTAACCTGGAACTGGCAAACGCGCTGGCAGGCGACCCTTTGCACCAGCGCTTGCGCTGGTTCACCGGCGACTGGCTGCGGTATGACCAGATAGGCGATGCGCTGGTGGTCACCGACCTGCGCATGGGCATCCCGGGCAACTATACCTTCCGTTTCAACATGGCGCACCGCGACACCCAGGGCCACTGGATTGTCGATGTGCCTTCGGCGTGGGACGGCGCCGGGCCCGGGTCAATGTTCAACGGCAATGACCTGGTGTTGATCTGGCGTCGTATCGTCGACCAGCAGCCACCTTTGCCCCTGGCTGCCTGGACCGACCGGTACCTGGGGGCAGGTGCGGTCGAGCGCGGGCACTGAGGCATGCGTTCGGCCGGGCTGGACCTGGTCAAATGGACAGCGATGCTGACCATGGTTGCCGACCACCTGCGCTTCATATGGCCTGAGGCCGAGGGTTTGTTCGTGCTCGGCCGCCTGGCGTTTCCGCTGTTTTGCCTGGCCATTGCGGTGAATGTGGGGCGCGCCAGGGCAGAGCTGTTCCATACCCGCGCCAATCTGCGCTATCTGTCGCTGATGCTGCTGTTCGCGGTGCTCTCGGAGCCTGCCTATCGTTGGCTGGACAGTGGTTTGCAGACGTTCAGTGTAATGCCGACACTGGTACTGGGATTGCTGGTTGCCTGGGGTGTGCACCACCCATTGCGGTCGGCGCGAGTGCTTGGCCTTGCAGGCCTGCTGGCGGGGTGGTTGTTCAGTGATCAATTGATGTACGGGCTGGCGGGGGTGTTGCTACCTGGCGCCTGGCTGGTGGCACGCAGGCAGGGCGGATTGGCCTGGTTGCTACCCTGCCTCATGGCCATTGGTGGCAACCTGACCAACAACTGGCTGCGCGAGCACTTTCTGGCACCCATTACCCTGCTGACGCTGTTTGCTGCTGTGCTGGCAGTGCCTGTCGGGTGGCTGTTGTTGCGCCATGATGCTTGGCAGGTACCTGCCGTAGGGCGGTGGGGATACCTGTTCTATCCCGTGCATCTGCTCGTGATCAAAGGCTTGTCGTGAGGCTTGCCGTTCCTGGCGCTTGCAATTCACAGATCCAGACCCATCTAAACCGGCCGCATCACACTCAGGAACCGTCCATGGAACCCAACCGCTTCGGCGATATCGCCGCCTTCGTCAGCGCCGCCAAGGCCGGCAGCTTCACTGCCGCCGCCGCAAGCCTGGGCCTGACCCGGTCGGCGGTGGGCAAGAGCATTGCTCGGCTGGAGGCCCGCATGGCGGTGCGTTTGCTCAATCGCACCACGCGCAAGCTGAGCCTGACCGATGAAGGCCTGGTGGCATTCGATCGCTGGCGACAGATACTGGATGACCTGGACGAGGTGGAAAGTGCCATGGCCCAGCGCCGCGGCAAGCCCATCGGTACCTTGCGCCTGACTGCGCCGCTGTCGCTCGGCCAGCGCCATGTGCTGCCGGTGCTGGATCAGTACCTCAAGCAGTGGCCTGAACTGCGCGCAGACATCCGCTTCACCGACCGTTTCGTCGACTTGGTCGAGGAAGGCGTGGACGTTGCGGTGCGTATCGGCGCACCCAAGGAAGACTCGCAGCTGTTGACCCGCACGGTGGCCTGGCAGCAGTTTGTCACCTGCGCTTCGCCCGCGTACCTCGAAGCGCGAGGTATTCCCTTGGTGCCTGCCGACCTTTATGGTCACGACAAGATTGCCTTCCTCGCGGGCGAGAAAGCCATGCCTTGGCGCTTTGACACTGAAGCAGGCCTGCACCTGTGCGAAGACCCTGGCCGGTTGAACATCGACAGCTCGGAGGCGATGCTCGACGGCGCCCGGGCCGGCTTCGGGCTGATTCACCTGCCTACCTACATCACCGGTGACGACCTGCGCGCTGGCGCCCTGGTGGAAGTACTGCACGCCTACCGGCCACCGGCGGACCCGATTCGCATCGTGTACCCGAGCAAGCGCCACCTGTCCCCTCGGGTACGCGGTTTCATCGACTTGTTGGTCGCCAGCTGGGAATCGGGCGGGCCTTGGGAGCACTGATTGGGGATTATCAGGCCCCCATGCCGAGCCTGCATCTGGGTTTATCGCTGGCATCGGCGACTTTTTTGTGTACTGGTAAAAGTGTGAGTGGCTAGTTGGCTTCATATCGCCCAAGATGGAGTGTGAAGATGCCAGTCGATCGACTGGCGGCTCAGCTACCCACGTAAACGCACCAGCCAGCATTAGAGGATTTAGAGTATGTCCAACAGACAATCAGGAACGGTCAAGTGGTTCAACGATGAGAAGGGGTTCGGTTTCATCACTCCCGACGGCGGTGGCGACGACCTTTTCGTCCACTTCAAAGCCATTGAATCGGACGGCTTCAAGTCGCTGAAAGAAGGCCAGAAAGTGTCTTTCGTTGCCGAAAAGGGCCAGAAGGGCATGCAGGCTGCGCAAGTGCGCGCCGAGTAAGATGCCTGAGTGACTGGTACGCTAAGGCGTGCCCGGCCACTGGAAAACGGAGCCCCTGGAGGGCTCCGTTTTTTGTGTGCGCCAGGCATGGCGCGTTGCGCGTTAGCGCAACCAGCTGGGCTGTGGTGGCCTCGCTGGTGACTTGGAGGTGAAAGTCCTCTACACACCCGGCAAGGGGAAGTATTAGCTAGAGGCAAGGGTGTCGCAGGCGACTGCGAATCTGAAGGAAGCCCGAGGCAAAATGCTGGCCTGACGAACAGGAAGCGGATAGAGGCGGCGCAGCGGGGTGAGGTGGCACAAATCGCCAAAGCCCAATACTTGCACGGAACGCTGCGACGTAGATCCGACAGGTATAAGCAGGAAGGTCACGCGAATTACCCTGGGAGATCTGCACGTTTGCCACTGTGCTACCGAGCGTCGAGAGGCGACGGGATGAACGTGCAGAAGTCAGCCGAGTCCGTAGTAAGTGGCGGTTAACCGCGTCACCAAGGGCCGAACAGGTTATGCCGCCAGTAGGCGTTACTGTCTCGTTGGTAACCGTAATGCAGAAATTTCCCACAACGGAAACTGTCACCCCGAGTCCCGGCCAGAAGCCGAGGGTGATGCATGACAGTGCAAAGGTATCGACGGCGTCAGTAACGTGGACGAACGCGGAGCCGGACGCGCTGATGGAGCGGGTGCTTGCACCGGCCAACCTCAGACGTGCGTATCAACGCGTGGTCAGCAACAAGGGAGCACCGGGTGCCGATGGCATGACGGTAGCTGACTTGGCGGGCTACGTGAAACAGTATTGGCCAGCCCTCAAGGTCAGGTTGCTGGCCGGTGAATACCATCCCCAAGCAGTGCGAGCGGTTGAAATTCCCAAGCCGCAGGGCGGCACCCGGCAACTGGGTATCCCCAGCGTCGTGGATCGCCTGATACAGCAAGCTCTACAGCAGCAGCTCACGCCCATCTTCGACCCGCTGTTCTCGGACTACAGTTACGGCTTTCGTCCGGGCAGAAGCGCGCATCAAGCCGTCGAGATGGCCCGCACCCATGTGGAGGCGGGCCACCGCTGGTGTGTGGAACTTGATCTGGAAAAATTCTTTGATCGAGTCAACCACGACATCCTGATGGCTTGCTTACAGCGTCGTGTCGAAGACAAGCGAGTGCTCAGGCTGATTCGCCGCTACCTTGAGGCCGGAATCATGTCTGGCGGGATTGTCAGTCAACGGCAGGAGGGGACGCCGCAAGGCGGCCCGCTCTCGCCATTGCTGTCGAATATCCTGCTCGATGAGCTCGATCGTGAGTTGGAGCGGCGAGGCCATCGCTTCGTGCGTTATGCCGATGATGCGAACGTTTATGTGCGCAGTCCCCGGGCAGGCCAGCGGGTGATGGATAGCGTCGAGCGCTTCTTGAGCCAGCGCCTCAAGCTGTCGGTGAATCGAAGGAAGAGTCGAGTGGCAGGGGCCTGGAAGTGTGATTACTTGGGTTATGGCATGAGCTGGCACCAGCAGCCTCGACTGCGTGTGGCGACGATGAGTTTAGGTCGCCTGCGTGATCGACTTGCAGAATTGCTGCGCGTAACTCGGGGCCGCAAGATAGCGAGCGTCATCGAGCGGATAAACCCGGTTCTGCGAGGTTGGGCGAGCTATTTCAAGCTCAGCCAGAGTAAGCGGCCGCTTGAGGAACTGGATGGTTGGGTCAGGCACAAACTTCGTTGCGCCATCTGGCGTCAATGGAAGCGGCCCTCTACGAGGGCACGCAACCTGGTGCGCCTAGGGCTAGGCGAGGAGCGTGCCTGGAAATCAGCCTCCAATGGCCGGGGCCCCTGGTGGAACTAGGGCGCGCCGCATATGAATCAGGCGCTGCCGAAGAAACTATGGGATCGCCTCGG belongs to Pseudomonas putida NBRC 14164 and includes:
- the benC gene encoding benzoate 1,2-dioxygenase electron transfer component BenC produces the protein MSYQIALNFEDGVTRFIEATGHETVADAAYRQGINIPLDCRDGACGTCKCKAESGRYDLGDNFIEDALNEDEIAEGYVLTCQMRAESDCVIRIPASSQLCKTEQASFEAAISDVRQLSASTIALSIKGEALSRLAFLPGQYVNLKVPGSEQSRAYSFSSLQKGGEVSFLIRNVPGGLMSSFLTNLAKAGDSMSLAGPLGSFYLRPIQRPLLLLAGGTGLAPFTAMLEKIAEQGSEHPLHLIYGVTNDFDLVELDRLQALAARIPNFTYSACVANPDSQYPQKGYVTQHIEPRHLNDGDVDLYLCGPPPMVEAVSQYVREQGITPANFYYEKFAAAA
- a CDS encoding 1,6-dihydroxycyclohexa-2,4-diene-1-carboxylate dehydrogenase, which codes for MNNRFQGKVALVTGAAQGIGRGVCWRLKAEGAQVVAVDRSELVHELAGEGMLTLTADLEQHTDCARVMASAVETFGRLDILVNNVGGTIWAKPFEHYEVEQIEAEVRRSLFPTLWCCHAALPYMLERGSGAIVNVSSIATRGVNRVPYGAAKGGVNALTACLAFETAGRGIRVNATAPGGTEAPPRRVPRNSAEQSEQEKRWYQQIVDQTLDSSLMHRYGSIDEQVGAILFLASDEASYITGVTLPVGGGDLG
- a CDS encoding MFS transporter, which gives rise to MRTLDVHPIIDNARFTPFHWMVMAWCGLLLIFDGYDLFIYGVVLPVIMKEWGLTPLQAGALGSYALFGMMFGALAFGSLADRIGRKKGIAICFALFSVATILNGFASSPSEFGIYRFIAGLGCGGLMPNAVALMNEYAPKRLRSTLVAIMFSGYSLGGMLSAGVGIFMLPRFGWESMFFAAAVPLLLLPVILYYLPESIGFLVRKGRTEEARALLKRLDPQCDVQADDVLQAADRKAGGGASVLELFRNGLAIRTLALWLAFFCCLLMVYALSSWLPKLMANAGYSLGSSLSFLLALNFGGMAGAILGGWLGDRYNLVKVKVAFFIAAALSISLLGVNSPMPVLYLLIFIAGATTIGTQILLYAGAAQMYGLSVRSTGLGWASGIGRNGAIVGPLLGGALMGINLPLQLNFIAFAIPGAIAALAMAVHLASGRRQARAIAAQA
- a CDS encoding benzoate/H(+) symporter BenE family transporter → MKTLINDSSLSAIVAGCIATMISYAGPLVIIFHAAEAAGLSHQQLSSWVWAVSMGSAVLGALLSLRYRVPVVIAWSIPGSALLVTALPQLGLEQAVGAYLVANLLLLLIGISGAFDRIIARLPGSIAAGMQAGILFGFGIEVFRALPVQPLLVLAMFVTYVLMRRVQPRYAVAAVLCVGSLVTLASGAFRSEALVLELASPQWITPQFSLPAVFSLALPMVLVALTGQFMPGMAVLRNAGYATPASPLISASALAGAVLAPFGCHGLNLAAVTASLCTGHEAHENPRRRYVAAVAGSTLYLLLGIAGATLMSLFAAFPAALIAALAGLALYGAMSEALARSLAEPAERDAGLFTFLVTASGVAFLGLSAAFWGLLFGLLAHALLRLRQPLAGEVLRRTR
- a CDS encoding OprD family porin translates to MNNTPCVALGLTLLSQPLLAAEGGFFEDSKATLSARNYYFSRDFSDIVGANKQSKAEEWAQGFILDFKSGYTPGTVGFGMDALGLLGIKLDSSPDRTNTGLLPVHGDGRAADEYSRLAPTFKARLSKTELRVGELQPNLPVLTFSDIRLLPPTYQGASVSSSEIDGLTVQAGHLKSTHLRNEGGDGKMNAMLGHVPMRQAESDAFNYVGGDYAFNANQSSVSLWYGQLEDIYEQGFVGLKHSKPVGDWVLSANLGYFTAREDGEALLGNIDNQAFFSMFTARHGGHSFHAGYQGIYGDSPFPRVFANISPLGNEVPTYEFAYTDERSYQVRYDYNFAAMGVPGLTATVRYITGNNVDTGLGYEGRDRERDLDIGYAVQSGVLKGLGIRVRNAMARSNYRSDIDENRLTLVYTWQLF
- a CDS encoding metal-dependent hydrolase → MDSITQAVLGAALQGTVLGRIQGRRSLLYGAALGTLPDLDVIIRYADPVSQMTYHRGFSHSLFVLTGLALLLAWLVNKCWPGKGYTLPRLFLAFWLVLVTHPLLDAFTVYGTQLFWPLQPTPQSWAAVFIIDPVYTLPLLAAVIYTSIKGVTGRATRLLTLALVFSTAYLGFGLAGRMAAEQRFQAALDQQGIVVSEVRAVPIAFNSLVWRVMAKTQNGDYYEGISSGFDRQAPEMQRLPRNLELANALAGDPLHQRLRWFTGDWLRYDQIGDALVVTDLRMGIPGNYTFRFNMAHRDTQGHWIVDVPSAWDGAGPGSMFNGNDLVLIWRRIVDQQPPLPLAAWTDRYLGAGAVERGH
- a CDS encoding TraX family protein — translated: MRSAGLDLVKWTAMLTMVADHLRFIWPEAEGLFVLGRLAFPLFCLAIAVNVGRARAELFHTRANLRYLSLMLLFAVLSEPAYRWLDSGLQTFSVMPTLVLGLLVAWGVHHPLRSARVLGLAGLLAGWLFSDQLMYGLAGVLLPGAWLVARRQGGLAWLLPCLMAIGGNLTNNWLREHFLAPITLLTLFAAVLAVPVGWLLLRHDAWQVPAVGRWGYLFYPVHLLVIKGLS
- a CDS encoding LysR family transcriptional regulator, whose protein sequence is MEPNRFGDIAAFVSAAKAGSFTAAAASLGLTRSAVGKSIARLEARMAVRLLNRTTRKLSLTDEGLVAFDRWRQILDDLDEVESAMAQRRGKPIGTLRLTAPLSLGQRHVLPVLDQYLKQWPELRADIRFTDRFVDLVEEGVDVAVRIGAPKEDSQLLTRTVAWQQFVTCASPAYLEARGIPLVPADLYGHDKIAFLAGEKAMPWRFDTEAGLHLCEDPGRLNIDSSEAMLDGARAGFGLIHLPTYITGDDLRAGALVEVLHAYRPPADPIRIVYPSKRHLSPRVRGFIDLLVASWESGGPWEH
- a CDS encoding cold-shock protein, which encodes MSNRQSGTVKWFNDEKGFGFITPDGGGDDLFVHFKAIESDGFKSLKEGQKVSFVAEKGQKGMQAAQVRAE